The region TAATGGTGGGTGAGCAGTTCGCAGGCTAGATCGGCCTTCCTTTCCAACGCAGCATTGAGGATGTCCTGGTGCTCTGCGGCGGCTCCTTCACGACGAAGTTGGTTAGAGGTCGTGTTAAGAGAGAGGCTACGATAGCGGACGGACTGATCCATCAGGCTTGAACAGAATGTAAGGAGTTGCTTGGAGCCGCACCGATTCAGCAATAGCATGTGAAATCCACGATGCAGGGCCTCCCATTCTTCTGAGATTTCCGCGCCTTCATCGGTAGGAAGTTTGCGGTGAGTGCGGGATAGTCGGTGGTAACTCAGCACAAGCTCTTCTTCCCAACTGTCATCAGCATTGGCAATTGACTCCCTCAGTGCCAGAGTTTCCAGCCAAACACGTGTCTTGACGAACTCCTCCAAGTCCGTCATGGAGATTGTTGATACAAAGAATCCTCGGTGACTCTTGCGCTCAACCAGCCCTTCTGATGAGAGACGGTTCAGAGCTTCTCTGAGGGGAACTGTGCCGATTCCGTAGCGTTCAGAAAGTCCTTCCAGAGAGAGTTTGTCTGAGGGGAACAATTGACCGTGGAGAATGTCCTGACGGATCAAGTCATAAGCGAATTCAGAGCGGTTGCGTTGCTCAGAACGATTTGGAGCCAGGACAGACATTTCAGACAACTCCTCCTTTTTGATCTACTTTTTGCCAGAAAACAAAGCGCCGTTGGGCCCAAACGACCGTAAAGTAGAGCGCTAGGCCAAGCAAGCTGAGGTAAAGAATCAGGGAGAAAACCCGTGGTGTGTTCAATTGGCTGGCAGCTTGGCGAATCAAGGCTCCAAAGCCCTTTCCCCCACCTAGGAATTCTCCGGTGATCGCACCGG is a window of SAR324 cluster bacterium DNA encoding:
- a CDS encoding GntR family transcriptional regulator, whose protein sequence is MSVLAPNRSEQRNRSEFAYDLIRQDILHGQLFPSDKLSLEGLSERYGIGTVPLREALNRLSSEGLVERKSHRGFFVSTISMTDLEEFVKTRVWLETLALRESIANADDSWEEELVLSYHRLSRTHRKLPTDEGAEISEEWEALHRGFHMLLLNRCGSKQLLTFCSSLMDQSVRYRSLSLNTTSNQLRREGAAAEHQDILNAALERKADLACELLTHHYKTTLEGLRHVIPR